In one window of Rhinoderma darwinii isolate aRhiDar2 chromosome 7, aRhiDar2.hap1, whole genome shotgun sequence DNA:
- the LOC142657143 gene encoding uncharacterized protein LOC142657143, producing the protein MGDKGRSGDGASRKRPYIYTKQLMFLKDIMDMRTTTDNLEDTAEETDVGESVAEAPAPNILPPSPEPTPQEPAPGQSERPVGSPAQERPVRARSRRLRAPQPSTSAQVDTRVLEYLRRAAEEDGNDAFGRSIVPLLRLVPMDLMGRLQASIVTLIDACRPPHNPHPCFTAIEQWRNTYMPPPTAQVPGQFHPVPHMARPHPYMRPMAPHFAGPTFQPPHQHHYAGQEQPTQLQVQHSGAEMQAYASPAQLYQHL; encoded by the exons atgggtgacaagggacgcagcggagatggggcatctcgcaaacggccctacatttatacgaaacagctgatgttcctgaaggacatcatggatatgcgcac aaccaccgacaatttggaggatacagcagaggagactgacgtgggggagtctgtggccgaagcccctgctcccaatatcctgccacccagccccgagccgacaccccaggagcccgcaccaggccagtcagaacggccggttggctctccagcccaggagcggcccgtgcgagcccgcagtcggcgtcttcgtgccccacagccctccacatctgcccaggtggatacgcgggtactcGAGTATTTGaggcgagccgcagaggaggatggcaatgatgcctttggccgcagcattgtgcccctcctacgcctggtgccgatggaccttatgggccgtctgcaggcgtcgatcgtcacattgatcgacgcttgcagaccgccacacaatccccatccgtgtttcacggcaatcgagcagtggcgaaatacttacatgccgccacccacggcccaggtgcctggccaatttcaccctgttccccatatggcccgtccgcatccatacatgcgccctatggctccccactttgcggggcccacattccagccaccacatcagcaccactatgctggccaggaacaacctacccagctccaggtccagcatagtggtgctgaaatgcaggcatatgcctccccagcccaactataccaacacctctga